The nucleotide sequence CGGGCGTGGATGGGGAACCGGGGTAGAAGAAGCGAGCGGGGAACTGGTGGGGAGcgggagagacagagagagagggagcaagtgggagagatgggtggaggccgaggcgtcggggcggccttgTCCTCTCCCGCGTCGTCGACAAGGTGGTGCGGCGCCGACCGTGGGCGGGAGCGCCCTGTAGCGGCCGAGTCCGAGGAACAGGAAGGAGGGGGAGGCAACCGGTGCAGGGAGTTGGGCCATGAGGGGTTAGGTGGGCTGACTTGGGTGGaggggtgggccgaggcccagggggagTCAGGGgccttctctctctccctttttttaAAGCTTTTttgttttagctattttaggccacataggcattttgcaaaaatgttggatcaccaccaatattaccaggaGAATATCttacacatgatgaacattttagttttcatgtttgagcatttttgaaattcactcagaatttgaaattgaattcaactggaatttgaaaaggaatattgatcaaagtgactaagcactgttatagcaaaatgattagcttgatctcagagattactgtagcatcattacaccggggtgttacagggAGGAGttggaattctcccccttggtcgACTCCCCAAGGAGGGACCTTCCCTCCTTGGTGGttgccctctccctcccctccaacctatatatactagggtTTTTTGTTCTATTGatatacacaagttttggagcctcctctagttcatcttgccctagttctagttggtcctagttgactaattagagattGGTAtagttcctctaatcctcataattagaagaccaatgtggttctaatctcctctctCTAATTCTCCGGTGCGATTAGCTCTGGCCGGTGAAGCGCTGCCAGATCGTGAAggctgcacgcttgcaaccaagtaaagaggccgtgctttcggtcttcggttcgagGTACTATTCGTGGGCGGTACGAGGGATCGTTCATCAacagttcgagggactccaagtacaatcTACACCGACACATTCTTCTTCCACTATAACTCGGTGATGGTAACAatcgtgatcccaacccgttatgcatcttcatattgatcttcaGTGTTTGTAGGTCCTATTTTTTGTTTCTATTACGTTTACCAACTGTTATACCCAACATTTAAAGTCACGACCTTCCACAAGATAATTGTATAAGATTGAATTATAGTGTTAGGATATAATAATGAAAAAGCAAAAGAAATTCGCATGCCATCTCTTCATTATATAATCTAGCACCGACAAATACATTAATAATTGCTCTGAAGGATTAGATAGAACATATTGAAAGCCAATATACCAAACTATAACTTCTCTAATCAAGATATAACCTAAGGGATCGAGATATAAAGAAAGATAAGAACGAAGTAAAAAAATACCCTAGCACCTCCCTAAGCTTGGAATAAGCTAAGGAGGATGCAATTACCCATGTACTCAGTTTTGATCCTTTGGTGGTGATGGAGGTATGTTCAAGTAGATCAGCTTGAGAACACGATTTTCAATCTTCAACTTTTCGTTCTCCATCCCGAGTTCCTTGACAAGATCACAAATTCCATCTGCTACCTGACATGCTTCAGCAAGGTCTGGCGGAATATCTTAAGGAAGACGAGATGGTGTAGCATGCATAGGATTAGGAGTAGGATATGAATATATGAATAGCAATATGATCGTAAGAATGTTTCACTAATAAAACTtctaagcatcaactacaaggagtaatcaacactagaaATTATACTCAGCAAAGGATCTAAGATAAAAGTTCATATATAAAAAAGTTGGGGTGAAGGGAGCTGATGGAGAATTGgagatgactatattgatgaagatgttgatggagatgatgATCTCAATGATGAttggagtgttggtgatgacgatggtttcAAATTCCCTCTCCTGGAGAGATGGATCTCTGGCATAATCagcctgccggagggcaaaagtgttgTGCCTCGGTTCGGCTTCACAGCGGCGGCGGAAAAATCCTAGAACTTTTTAGGACAGAAGTGAATTTATGCCAAAGGGCATCAAGAGGCAGTGGCCAAGGCCTCCACGTGGCCCCCCCATGGGTCCAGAGGCGCGTGGGCCCCCTCTAGCTCCCCTCTGGCCTTCGATTTCTTTTCTTGGAAAATAATTCAATAAAAAATTCAGCCTTTTGAGCTTTGGAAAAATACTTCTTCGTTTGTTGTTGTTTTGCCCTTGTTTTCTAGTTGTCTTGTATTTTCCTGAGAATTTTTCTTTCTGCGTATTACATGCAAATTGAAGGTAATTGGCATTAGAATTGAGCAATAATGTGCAAAACATCATTGATATAGAGTAAATTATAATAAATAGTGGTGCAAATTGGACGTATCAGTTGCCCATCTCCTCATCGAGGTCCTCTAGTTCATCTGTGTTGCCGGCTTCCTCCTCCAAGATGTCGTGGAAGGTTTGAGCATTGGCCACGACATGGGTGGCAGGTGGGTTGATGAAGTTCACCAGTCACTCATTGGCCTGGCTAGGAACCAAGCTCGGAGGACAAGCTCGTCGCGAGAATCAACGATGAATCTAAGGTTGTCGAAGTGCAAAATCTGGCCTAGCGTGTAGGTCTCGACGAGCTCGAGACCCTCCCCCCCCCCTGAGTCGGCGATGAAGGACATTGATCCAAACGCGAAGATCTGGCCCGACATCATGACGCTAACACCAACTGGAGAAACCATCGGATAGCTGGGTTCGCCTCACACAACACTACATGGCATGCCACTTTCAGAGTATTTTTGGCGTATCTGATATTGTATATGGGCATAGGTGTAGATCAGATGGTAACATGAGCAGAGTTTTACCCATGTTCAAGCTCTCGGTAgacgaggtaataccctactcctactcgTGTATATTGATTGTGTAGGGGTTACAAAGATCGAGGGATTGATTAGAGCTCTATGGTTTTGTTGTTGTATCTAtgcgactagcctggcctcggcttttATGGGTGCCGGTGTCTAGTGTTACATGTTCTAAGTTGGTTAAGAGGAGCCATTCGGACGCCGGTTGCTTTGTCTTGTACTTCAAGCCTTCCGGGACCATTATGCCGTGGGGCCATGGCCGGGTTGATTGGCCCATTGCGTAACCGACCTAGGGGGACCGGCTTCTGGTAAGGTGAGAATGAGACACCCCTGGGGCATGACAGCGTCACAATGTTAACCACATTCCATCCATGTAGGAAAATGACATCGTGGCATAAAAAGAGGTCACATTTTGTTAGAGTTGCACATAAAAGTGTAGTTTTCCATATGTTTTGCCTAGCCATATGTAGTTTCTTGAAACTTTGTGTAAGGGCATCGTTTTGTGATATTTTGTACAAATAGATGCAGTTTCATGAATTTTACTCTTTAATTTCATGCATACATTTACGGTAACAAAATGTCAATGCCGTTGTTGACCTAACAAACATGCCATGTGTGATACATAACATATACTTAACAAACATGCCATGTGTGATACATAACATATCTACAAAATCGGATGCTATATTGCTATTTAATCAAGTATCGACACAAGTTACATAACAACTTCAGATATGCTTCTCCACCTGAAGCAAAACCGGAACACATGCTCTGATGCAGTTCACTGCCACTTACATGTTGATGTGACTAAGCAAAAACTTGCCGAGTTTTAATACTTTACAGATGAGCACAGGAGGATGTAGATCCTGTTAATTAACCATGGATCATGTGCTCATTCAGAGACTCTCGAGGAGCATGATGCATGATTATGTCTGAAAAGAAAGGCATAGATGGATCCTTCTTCTACAAATTCAGTAGACAAGCTTGGGCTCAAACTCGGCAAAATCAACGGAGCCAGACTCGATTGGGGGCATGAGGTACGCAGCGATGATCTCAGACACTAGTTGGGCAATAAGAGGAACCCTCTTCAGGTTCTTCACCAGGGGCATGTCGTTGGACTCTCCTATAGAAATGATCTTCAGGTTGATATCTACCATCCTGTCTAGCTTCCTCTTGAATTCAGGGTTCTCAACATCCGGTACAGCAGGGAAGATCCTCGCCGTCGTGCGGTTTGTCTGCAGAGATATGCACCAACAGTATCATCAATAGAGGTCTTGATTTACGTCGAAGCTCTAATATTGTCATAATAAGCATATAAATAAACTACTCCCGCCGTCCCATAATACAAGAATGTTTTTGATAttaatgtagtgtcaaaaacacttttatattatgggacagagggagtagagtATAATGCTTCATAGGGGTGATGTTTATTGTACGAAAGGTCATTATTGTCATGTTGAGCAGCTCTCCAGAAACCGCCTGATAAAACACTCAATGAAGCAACTAGGGCATGCATGCCATTAATTGAGTATACAAACAGGAAAAGTCACTTCATTTTACCTCATAGATGACATGCATGTCGAATTCTTTGGTGTTGAGACCAATTCCTTCGTAGAAGGCACTACGTTGGCAGTCATTCAGGTACATGGTTATATACACCTGCGAAATGTCGTCCAATTGCACGCAGCTGTTAGAAAGAGGGACATGGCAAACTCCCATCGAAGAAAATGCAGGGATTAGCTTGCTTTACCGAGAGGCAGAAGAAGCGTGACCAGAGCTTGGCCTTCCAGTCATTGAGGAACTGCGGCTGCGCCTTGAGCAGCGCGGAGAAGAAATCGCCATGCCGGTTCTCGTCCTGACACCAGTTCTCGAAGTACTTGAAGATGGGGTACACCTGGTACTCCGGGTTGGCCTTTAGGTGCCTGAAGATGGTGATGTACCTCCAGTAGCCGATCTTCTCGGACAGGTATGTGGCGTAGAAGATGAACTTTGGCTTGAAGAAGGTGTACTTCCTAGCCTTGGTCAAGAAGCCGAGGTCCAGAGCCAGGTTGAAGTCGGACAGCCCCTTGTTCAAGAACCTACACAGCA is from Triticum aestivum cultivar Chinese Spring chromosome 3A, IWGSC CS RefSeq v2.1, whole genome shotgun sequence and encodes:
- the LOC123061131 gene encoding magnesium-protoporphyrin IX monomethyl ester [oxidative] cyclase, chloroplastic, which translates into the protein MASAMELSLLNPAMHHHGIAAKTASPLPVLPARRGAVRFRVRAAAAAPPAPAAKPGSPKKRGKTEVNESLLTPRFYTTDFDEMEQLFNAEINKQLNQDEFDALLQEFKTDYNQTHFIRNPEFKEAADKMQGPLRQIFVEFLERSCTAEFSGFLLYKELGRRLKKTNPVVAEIFSLMSRDEARHAGFLNKGLSDFNLALDLGFLTKARKYTFFKPKFIFYATYLSEKIGYWRYITIFRHLKANPEYQVYPIFKYFENWCQDENRHGDFFSALLKAQPQFLNDWKAKLWSRFFCLSVYITMYLNDCQRSAFYEGIGLNTKEFDMHVIYETNRTTARIFPAVPDVENPEFKRKLDRMVDINLKIISIGESNDMPLVKNLKRVPLIAQLVSEIIAAYLMPPIESGSVDFAEFEPKLVY